One Dermacentor andersoni chromosome 6, qqDerAnde1_hic_scaffold, whole genome shotgun sequence genomic window carries:
- the LOC126523406 gene encoding piwi-like protein 1 isoform X2 has product MRSVATKVVIQLNCKLGGEAWCLDIPLVNTMVVGYDTYHDSSSRRLSAGAFVASMNRLLTRWYSRVAFHATHQELGSSLGLLVQDALHKYMQVNSGSAPDRIIFFRDGVSDGQIPQVREWEIEQIVSSLDALFPGVDHKLAFVVVTKRITTRFFSHLPSGGYGNPSPGTLVDTEVTRPERYDYFLVSQSVRQGTVAPTHYNVIYDTTGLKPDHMQRLSYKLTHLYFNCPGTIRVPAPCQYAHKLAFLAGQWLHAEHSPRLASTLFYLSRAPTAPRDGVVSRWMDGLAVCSFNLVSCYASVWIICYFRIICHFTEAFFAFIHVCAVQTFH; this is encoded by the exons ATGCGCTCGGTGGCCACCAAGGTGGTCATTCAGCTGAACTGCAAGCTCGGTGGCGAAGCGTGGTGCCTGGACATCCCTCTGGTCAACACAATGGTGGTTGGCTACGACACGTACCACGATTCGAGCTCGCGCAGGCTCTCGGCCGGTGCCTTTGTGGCCAGCATGAACCGCTTGCTGACACGCTGGTACTCTCGTGTTGCCTTCCACGCCACGCATCAGGAGCTGGGCAGCTCTCTGGGCCTTCTGGTGCAGGATGCACTGCACAAGTACATGCAGGTCAACTCTGGCTCGGCGCCAGACAGGATCATCTTCTTCAGGGACGGCGTCTCTGACGGCCAGATACCACAG GTGCGAGAGTGGGAAATCGAACAGATTGTCAGCTCACTGGACGCCCTCTTCCCGGGCGTGGACCACAAGCTAGCCTTCGTGGTGGTCACCAAGCGCATCACCACGCGCTTCTTCTCGCACCTGCCGAGCGGGGGTTACGGCAACCCTTCGCCCGGCACCCTAGTCGACACCGAGGTGACGCGCCCCGAGCGCTACGACTACTTCCTGGTGTCGCAGAGCGTCCGCCAGGGCACTGTGGCCCCGACCCACTACAACGTCATCTACGACACGACAGGCCTCAAACCGGACCACATGCAGCGGCTGTCGTACAAGCTGACCCACCTGTACTTCAACTGTCCCGGCACCATCCGAGTGCCGGCACCGTGCCAGTACGCACACAAGCTTGCCTTCCTGGCCGGCCAGTGGTTGCATGCTGAGCACAGCCCTCGCCTGGCATCCACCCTGTTCTACCTGTCACGGGCTCCGACCGCTCCCCGAGATGGGGTCGTGTCGAGATGGATGGACGGACTCGCAGTGTGCAGCTTCAACCTTGTGTCTTGCTATGCATCCGTCTGGATAATCTGCTATTTTAGGATAATCTGTCATTTTACAGAAGCATTCTTTGCGTTTATTCACGTATGTGCAGTACAGACATTTCATTAA
- the LOC126523406 gene encoding piwi-like protein 1 isoform X1: MLPVILARTISNRRNMRSVATKVVIQLNCKLGGEAWCLDIPLVNTMVVGYDTYHDSSSRRLSAGAFVASMNRLLTRWYSRVAFHATHQELGSSLGLLVQDALHKYMQVNSGSAPDRIIFFRDGVSDGQIPQVREWEIEQIVSSLDALFPGVDHKLAFVVVTKRITTRFFSHLPSGGYGNPSPGTLVDTEVTRPERYDYFLVSQSVRQGTVAPTHYNVIYDTTGLKPDHMQRLSYKLTHLYFNCPGTIRVPAPCQYAHKLAFLAGQWLHAEHSPRLASTLFYLSRAPTAPRDGVVSRWMDGLAVCSFNLVSCYASVWIICYFRIICHFTEAFFAFIHVCAVQTFH, encoded by the exons GTGATCCTGGCACGGACAATCAGCAACCGCCGTAATATGCGCTCGGTGGCCACCAAGGTGGTCATTCAGCTGAACTGCAAGCTCGGTGGCGAAGCGTGGTGCCTGGACATCCCTCTGGTCAACACAATGGTGGTTGGCTACGACACGTACCACGATTCGAGCTCGCGCAGGCTCTCGGCCGGTGCCTTTGTGGCCAGCATGAACCGCTTGCTGACACGCTGGTACTCTCGTGTTGCCTTCCACGCCACGCATCAGGAGCTGGGCAGCTCTCTGGGCCTTCTGGTGCAGGATGCACTGCACAAGTACATGCAGGTCAACTCTGGCTCGGCGCCAGACAGGATCATCTTCTTCAGGGACGGCGTCTCTGACGGCCAGATACCACAG GTGCGAGAGTGGGAAATCGAACAGATTGTCAGCTCACTGGACGCCCTCTTCCCGGGCGTGGACCACAAGCTAGCCTTCGTGGTGGTCACCAAGCGCATCACCACGCGCTTCTTCTCGCACCTGCCGAGCGGGGGTTACGGCAACCCTTCGCCCGGCACCCTAGTCGACACCGAGGTGACGCGCCCCGAGCGCTACGACTACTTCCTGGTGTCGCAGAGCGTCCGCCAGGGCACTGTGGCCCCGACCCACTACAACGTCATCTACGACACGACAGGCCTCAAACCGGACCACATGCAGCGGCTGTCGTACAAGCTGACCCACCTGTACTTCAACTGTCCCGGCACCATCCGAGTGCCGGCACCGTGCCAGTACGCACACAAGCTTGCCTTCCTGGCCGGCCAGTGGTTGCATGCTGAGCACAGCCCTCGCCTGGCATCCACCCTGTTCTACCTGTCACGGGCTCCGACCGCTCCCCGAGATGGGGTCGTGTCGAGATGGATGGACGGACTCGCAGTGTGCAGCTTCAACCTTGTGTCTTGCTATGCATCCGTCTGGATAATCTGCTATTTTAGGATAATCTGTCATTTTACAGAAGCATTCTTTGCGTTTATTCACGTATGTGCAGTACAGACATTTCATTAA